The bacterium DNA segment ATGCGCACACTTAGATTAAAAGTGAAGAGTTGTGATCCTTCCCCTGACGGAACCGAGAATTGCAGCGCCCACACGTCTATGATGCGAAGTTCTTTTTCAAGAGCTTTCAGGAACCCGTCCAACGCTTCATAACTTCCCGTCACGGAGATGCTTGCTTGCATCGTCTGATACGGGAGGGATCCTTGGGTCTTCGATCTCGTTGTTGCGTCCAATGCGGTCTCGCTGACATTAAAAGAGATGTCGTCAAGCGTCATGCCGTTTTGCGAGGCTATTTCCGGAATTTCGACAAGAAGATTCGGAATATCGGGCATTGGGGGGAAGATCTGCGCGACTTTTGATGCAACATCTTCCACTTCGCGATACTGGGCTTCAAGATTTTTAATCTTGGATACGAGAAGCTGTTTTTCCTGCAACGCCTCTTCGGCCTGGGTGCGCGCGACCTTCGCTTCTCCGAGACCTCGGTATTCGGGCAATACCAACCACACTACCACTGCAATGGTACCGAGGGACAGG contains these protein-coding regions:
- the pilO gene encoding type 4a pilus biogenesis protein PilO, whose protein sequence is MLKKLFIALLSLGTIAVVVWLVLPEYRGLGEAKVARTQAEEALQEKQLLVSKIKNLEAQYREVEDVASKVAQIFPPMPDIPNLLVEIPEIASQNGMTLDDISFNVSETALDATTRSKTQGSLPYQTMQASISVTGSYEALDGFLKALEKELRIIDVWALQFSVPSGEGSQLFTFNLSVRMYYGLQT